CATATGTGGACGTTTTAAAATGGGTAACTGCTCTTTCAAAGAAGACTTAGCTACCTTGAGATCGTTCATACCGAACCAAGCTAACGCTGCAGCAATGAGAACTAGCGGTACCCACATAAATGCTGCATTCGAAACATAAATTTTTGAGCCGTCGAATAAAGTAGTGCCTGACTCACCAAAGATACCAATTGTAATAACCAACGGTGCAAAAAGCTGCATGATGCTGACGCCAAGGTTTCCTAACCCTCCGTTTAGTCCAAGTGATGTACCTTGCTGCTTTTTTGGATAGAAGAAGCTGATATTGGCCATACTTGACGCGAAGTTACCGCCTGCAACACCACAAAGTAACGAAATCAATACGAAAGTAGAGTACGGCGTTGTTGGATCATTAACAGCAAACCCTAACCATAACGCTGGAATAGCCAAAAATGCGGTGCAAAGCGTTGTCCATAAACGACCACCAAAAATAGGTACCATAAAAGAAAACGGCACTCGCATAATAGCACCTGAAGCCGCGGGTAATGCGGTTAACATAAATAGTTTACTGGTAGAAAAGTGAAAACCTATCTTATTTAAACTAATAGCTACTGTACTAAATAGCATCCATACACAAAAAGATAGTAATAAGCATATTATTGAAATAATTAGGTTTTTATTCGCTATTTTTTTGCCTCCATTTTCCCAAAATGATTTATCTTCTGGGTGCCACTCGGTGATTAAACCGTTAGCCCGTCCTTGAGTATTTGCTTTAGCCATAATATTAACTACCAATGATGAGGATATTTTGCTCTGTTATACTCATATTTCTTTTGTCATTAATGATCTCAATCAACCCGCGTTTTATTGGATTTTGTGCAAACTATCGAAACTACCTATAATTAGGTATTAATTGATTGAATTATTTTTTATAAAAAACAAATAGCTACACTAAAACTTCCAATTTGAAGAAAATCACAAGAAGGCATATATATCTTTGGTGGTAGTGATATTTCTAATATGAAATAAAACACTTAAAATAAAGAGTAATCTGTAACTAGGGTCTGTGACCTAGAGAGTTTAAATGGTTCAAGTGAATACAAATAAATTCGAGTTTAGCTCGTCCTCCGTAACCGGAGTCATGTTTCTCTCCATGATGTTTCTTAGCATTTCAGCCATCATCAGTATTTCTATTTGCATTTGGATATCTGGAAACATTCAAGGCGATGGGCACGAAATTAATCGACTTGGCCACATGCGCATGGAAAGCTACCGCTTACTGTCTAAAGTCCCTCTAAAACCGGAAGATATGCACTATATCGAGCAATTAGAGGCTGATACCGCATCTCCTATCTTGGACTCGTATTGGAATGACGACTCAATCAAAAATAGCCAAAAGGAAATTATTGCGTTTTGGTTTAATCAAGTAAAACCTTCTCTTCTTAAAGCAACCAGCATTACTGAAGAAAGTAACATGATTGCAGAATTCGAACACCGCATTGACCACCTAGTGAACACTTACGATCGCGACACAGAGCATAAGGTTCTGATTTTAAGAGCATCTTTATATTCCTTTTTAGCTATCACCTTGCTTCTTTTTATCTTCATCGCTATCCAATTGAGGCTAAAGATACTACTCCCTTGGAAAGATTTAATGCGCGCTATTGCCGCACTAAAAGCTGGCGATTTAACAGCGCGATGCAACGCGAAAGACTATAAGGGTGAATTCAGCGTATTAGGTTCTGTAATCAATGATATGGCTGAGGAGATCAAGCTGACTCATACTGGCTTGGAAGAAAAAATACGCGAAAAAACAAACAATTTAACCTATAAAAACCGACTGCTCGACTTTATGTTCAGAGCCAGCGGGACACTTATTTCTAAACCTCACCTAGACGACAACAAGCTTTACGCTCCTATTCTTCATGAGTTGAAGGACATCACCAATAGCAAAAGTGTCACGCTAGATATTCACTCAGAGGAAGAGAATATCTCTAAACACAGTATCCAAGAAATTGCAGAAGACGGCATTCCACCTGAAGATCATTTTGAGTGCGTTTTGCTCGATG
This genomic stretch from Vibrio marisflavi CECT 7928 harbors:
- a CDS encoding NarK family nitrate/nitrite MFS transporter yields the protein MAKANTQGRANGLITEWHPEDKSFWENGGKKIANKNLIISIICLLLSFCVWMLFSTVAISLNKIGFHFSTSKLFMLTALPAASGAIMRVPFSFMVPIFGGRLWTTLCTAFLAIPALWLGFAVNDPTTPYSTFVLISLLCGVAGGNFASSMANISFFYPKKQQGTSLGLNGGLGNLGVSIMQLFAPLVITIGIFGESGTTLFDGSKIYVSNAAFMWVPLVLIAAALAWFGMNDLKVAKSSLKEQLPILKRPHMWILSTQYFWTFGSFIGFCAGFAVLTKTQFPKVDIIEYAFLGPLIGSLMRPIGGVLADKYTGVRVTALNFVAMIVFCAVVLMALPSATSEGDFALFFAAFMFLFATAGLGSGSAYQMIAVTFRKISVERGLAMKHTQEEAEDEAIKSTAAALGFISAIGAAGGFFVPKSFGTAIALTGSPVAALLIFMAFYVVCILICLGVYGPKNRELHMRTA
- a CDS encoding histidine kinase — its product is MVQVNTNKFEFSSSSVTGVMFLSMMFLSISAIISISICIWISGNIQGDGHEINRLGHMRMESYRLLSKVPLKPEDMHYIEQLEADTASPILDSYWNDDSIKNSQKEIIAFWFNQVKPSLLKATSITEESNMIAEFEHRIDHLVNTYDRDTEHKVLILRASLYSFLAITLLLFIFIAIQLRLKILLPWKDLMRAIAALKAGDLTARCNAKDYKGEFSVLGSVINDMAEEIKLTHTGLEEKIREKTNNLTYKNRLLDFMFRASGTLISKPHLDDNKLYAPILHELKDITNSKSVTLDIHSEEENISKHSIQEIAEDGIPPEDHFECVLLDEHKHYGALHIEFYQSDQNTTIAKNLIQALADQITRSIASKQQAKVKENLVLAEERAAIARELHDSIAQSLSSLKMRISALQMQKDNLTETQINIIQDIRTETSSAYSQLRQLLSTFRLQLNDNDFSTTMKNIITDFNHRLGFNIDYTLVPITGLLTPRQEINLVFIVKEALNNVYKHANATDVRVSILPNDSKQDITVTISDNGVGIIQESKPNHHGINIMKERALLIDSHLNIRSSSDEGTEIQLTIGWSK